The Desulfosporosinus acidiphilus SJ4 genome has a window encoding:
- a CDS encoding ComEA family DNA-binding protein — protein MEHKLRKVWWFVLFLLVVFAIWRLFLPHGSNAYLQKTAASREIVVYVAGAVEAPGLVHLAPDARLDDALKQVKLLPEANLESMNPAEKLKDGQKITVPYKNLSILGSGGAGNSQVGVGGSSGSGGSSVAATNGAGAVSPNSSLNAGGAGAGRVSSTSDGGKININTAGAAELDKLPGVGPALAGRIVQYRTDHGPFSQPEDLQNVSGIGAKTYEKMASQVTVGP, from the coding sequence ATGGAGCATAAACTTCGCAAGGTCTGGTGGTTTGTCCTTTTTTTGTTGGTGGTTTTCGCCATATGGAGGCTCTTTTTGCCCCATGGTTCGAATGCCTATTTGCAAAAAACTGCCGCAAGCCGCGAGATTGTGGTGTACGTTGCCGGTGCTGTTGAAGCCCCGGGACTTGTTCATTTAGCCCCGGATGCCCGTTTGGATGATGCTTTGAAACAGGTTAAGCTTTTGCCGGAGGCAAACCTGGAAAGTATGAATCCGGCGGAAAAACTCAAAGATGGGCAGAAGATCACGGTACCCTATAAGAATCTTTCTATATTGGGATCGGGTGGTGCTGGGAATTCCCAAGTTGGAGTTGGCGGAAGCAGCGGGAGCGGGGGGAGTAGTGTTGCTGCAACAAATGGAGCGGGTGCGGTTTCCCCTAATAGTTCGCTGAATGCTGGGGGGGCCGGTGCGGGAAGAGTAAGTTCGACATCTGACGGGGGAAAAATCAATATCAATACTGCCGGGGCTGCCGAGCTGGACAAGCTGCCAGGTGTAGGGCCTGCCCTGGCTGGGAGAATTGTTCAGTACCGCACGGATCATGGTCCCTTTTCCCAGCCTGAAGATCTGCAAAATGTTTCGGGGATAGGGGCAAAGACCTATGAAAAAATGGCTTCTCAAGTAACGGTAGGCCCATGA
- the nifH gene encoding nitrogenase iron protein — translation MRQIAIYGKGGIGKSTTTQNTVVALAEMGRKVTIVGCDPKADSTRLILNSKAQTTVMDLARERGTVEDLELEDVLVEGFLGIRCSESGGPEPGVGCAGRGVITAINFLEENGAYTSDTDYVFYDVLGDVVCGGFAMPIRENKAKEIYIVTSGEMMAMYAANNISKGILKYALTGTVRLGGLICNSRVVDKEQELIEALAKALNTQMIHFMPRDNEVQRAEVRKQTVIQYNPSHPQADQYRELARKIEDNTKLTIPTPLSMDELEALMMEFGIMEM, via the coding sequence ATGAGGCAAATCGCAATCTACGGAAAAGGCGGTATTGGTAAATCAACAACTACGCAAAACACGGTTGTCGCTTTGGCTGAAATGGGGAGGAAAGTCACCATCGTGGGTTGTGATCCTAAAGCAGATTCCACGCGCTTGATTCTGAACAGCAAAGCCCAAACGACGGTGATGGACTTAGCTCGTGAACGAGGGACTGTAGAAGACTTGGAATTGGAAGATGTCTTAGTGGAAGGATTTCTGGGCATTCGCTGTTCTGAATCAGGGGGACCTGAACCGGGAGTGGGCTGCGCAGGACGGGGGGTTATCACAGCCATTAACTTTCTTGAGGAAAATGGAGCCTATACGTCGGATACCGATTATGTTTTCTATGATGTTCTCGGGGACGTTGTCTGCGGCGGATTTGCTATGCCGATCCGCGAGAATAAAGCAAAGGAAATTTATATCGTCACTTCCGGCGAGATGATGGCCATGTATGCTGCCAACAATATTTCCAAAGGGATTTTAAAGTATGCCCTGACCGGTACTGTGCGTTTGGGCGGCTTGATCTGCAACAGCCGTGTGGTGGACAAAGAACAGGAACTGATTGAAGCTTTGGCTAAAGCTCTGAATACCCAAATGATTCACTTTATGCCCCGGGATAATGAGGTCCAGCGGGCCGAGGTGCGCAAACAAACGGTGATTCAATATAATCCATCTCATCCTCAAGCGGATCAATACCGAGAGTTAGCCAGGAAGATTGAGGATAATACGAAGCTTACCATCCCAACTC
- the rpsT gene encoding 30S ribosomal protein S20: MPNIKSAIKRVELGKARMLKNAAAKSTLRTTIRRFEEAISTDSETAALALKKATRALDKASSKGLIHKNLAARKKSRLTKRFHNHFSKVS; encoded by the coding sequence GTGCCAAACATTAAATCTGCCATCAAAAGAGTCGAGTTAGGAAAAGCTCGCATGCTTAAGAATGCTGCTGCAAAATCTACTTTACGCACAACCATTCGACGTTTTGAAGAAGCAATCAGCACAGATTCTGAGACTGCAGCACTCGCTTTGAAAAAGGCTACTCGTGCTTTGGATAAAGCCTCCTCTAAGGGTTTAATTCATAAGAACCTAGCAGCTCGCAAAAAGTCCCGTCTGACCAAGAGATTCCATAACCACTTTTCGAAAGTAAGCTAA
- a CDS encoding ComEC/Rec2 family competence protein, with protein sequence MRDPWVLRSAALLSGGLCGALTAAPFRFWLLGFFCLLGVRLLYWQPRDFFGKVYRPEILLLGVSLLLGFIYGSLAERTLLEPLALNKVEITGTLKDWNIGPDKTVGTIFIEEVGLEDGEVTLGKINEDWMSTKKSPSDKADQEKDLPGQTYRLVVYSDKLGEVPSQWKGVQPGDQLHFQARLERPKPLGTPGAFDLRLYNAVRGLSGTLTAAGDVELVRAGEPGLSWKIRRKVHTRLEAWDPQETGVLEGIFFGDSSHIPAEIQERYKVTGVLHVFAASGSNVAFVLGLVWMILRPLPKQLRITGAILVLILYAVLCGGNAPIVRATVLGVAVLIGRFGRGRVAALRWLFFAGVGLFILNPLILRDIGFQLSFCAAWGMLVLVPRLLKTTGIQRVPAPFRSALASTVAAQAATLPLLITAFHRLSLIGLLANVLILFILGSVLEIGLLGVILAFSWWLCAPFFQVSLWLLAGANKILEVLAGVPWADVWIINPGPFFGLVWFGGIGVILWGKERLFFSLKVGLRSLRRKLETLLPKPFLAKISQPFMISTEEVERAAGGGIANHYRHYRPIGVVLLLIVLLWSPWNSARDLEVDLIDVGQGDAILIRTPENHALLIDAGPRNERFDAGERIVLPYLLQTGIGHLDAVLITHEHQDHIGGIRAVLKAIPTDWVGIPKVEKRLGNEEWGAGLPLGLADHPEELKALQTGDRIELDSGAFLEVLGPQYVLSNTHSDPNNNSLVMKLSYSGHNVFLTGDMEQEEMEEIAGTGCDLETDVFKEPHHGSRFSLDRPWLDGIHPQAVLISVGKNTFGHPAPEIIGYWEERHVPVYRTDEQGTLRVILQDGGIEVAAGR encoded by the coding sequence ATGAGGGATCCTTGGGTATTACGCTCAGCTGCCTTGTTAAGCGGAGGGCTTTGCGGAGCGTTGACAGCAGCACCGTTTCGCTTTTGGCTCTTGGGCTTTTTTTGTTTATTAGGGGTGCGGCTCTTGTATTGGCAGCCGCGTGATTTTTTTGGCAAAGTTTATCGCCCGGAGATTTTGCTTTTGGGCGTTAGCCTTTTGCTGGGCTTTATCTACGGATCTTTGGCTGAGAGAACGCTTTTAGAGCCGCTCGCTTTAAATAAAGTGGAAATTACGGGCACTCTCAAGGATTGGAATATCGGACCAGATAAGACTGTCGGGACAATTTTTATTGAAGAAGTCGGCTTGGAAGACGGCGAAGTAACATTAGGAAAAATCAACGAAGATTGGATGTCAACGAAGAAATCACCTTCCGACAAAGCTGATCAAGAAAAAGATTTGCCGGGTCAAACCTATCGCTTAGTAGTCTATTCCGATAAATTAGGGGAGGTCCCCAGTCAATGGAAAGGGGTCCAGCCGGGAGATCAGCTTCATTTTCAGGCACGTCTGGAGAGGCCTAAGCCGTTGGGTACGCCAGGGGCTTTCGACTTGCGTTTGTACAATGCGGTTAGGGGACTGAGCGGAACTTTAACGGCTGCAGGAGATGTGGAACTGGTTCGGGCGGGGGAGCCTGGCTTATCGTGGAAAATACGACGGAAAGTTCATACGCGTTTAGAAGCATGGGATCCTCAGGAAACAGGAGTTCTGGAAGGGATTTTTTTTGGTGATTCCAGTCATATTCCGGCGGAAATCCAAGAGCGCTATAAGGTAACCGGTGTTCTTCATGTTTTTGCTGCCTCAGGATCCAATGTTGCCTTTGTCCTGGGGTTAGTTTGGATGATTTTGCGTCCGCTGCCGAAGCAGCTGCGGATTACGGGAGCGATTCTGGTCCTGATTCTCTATGCCGTTTTATGCGGGGGAAATGCTCCGATTGTCCGAGCCACTGTCTTAGGGGTTGCCGTTCTAATCGGTCGCTTCGGCCGGGGAAGGGTAGCTGCTTTGCGGTGGCTGTTTTTTGCCGGAGTAGGACTGTTTATTTTAAATCCTTTGATCCTTCGGGATATCGGTTTTCAGCTTTCATTCTGTGCAGCCTGGGGGATGCTTGTCCTAGTCCCTAGGTTATTGAAGACGACAGGGATTCAACGAGTTCCTGCTCCGTTTCGATCAGCTTTAGCAAGCACTGTTGCAGCCCAAGCGGCTACGCTGCCTCTTCTTATAACAGCTTTTCATCGCCTGTCCCTAATCGGTTTGCTCGCTAATGTGCTGATTCTTTTTATTTTAGGAAGCGTGCTTGAAATAGGTTTGCTTGGAGTAATCCTGGCCTTTTCTTGGTGGTTGTGTGCTCCATTTTTTCAGGTCAGTCTTTGGCTGCTGGCTGGAGCGAATAAGATATTAGAAGTGTTGGCCGGTGTGCCATGGGCTGATGTTTGGATTATTAACCCGGGACCATTCTTTGGTCTGGTTTGGTTCGGAGGAATTGGTGTAATCCTTTGGGGAAAGGAGCGCCTGTTTTTCAGTCTCAAGGTCGGCTTGCGCTCTTTACGGCGAAAATTGGAAACACTTTTGCCAAAGCCATTCTTGGCAAAAATCAGCCAACCATTCATGATTTCCACTGAAGAAGTTGAAAGGGCTGCCGGGGGCGGTATAGCTAATCATTATCGTCATTACCGGCCTATAGGTGTTGTTCTGCTGCTCATTGTTTTGCTTTGGAGTCCTTGGAATTCTGCCAGAGACTTGGAAGTAGATCTGATTGACGTGGGGCAGGGGGATGCTATTTTAATTCGGACCCCGGAAAACCATGCGCTCTTGATTGATGCCGGTCCACGCAATGAGCGCTTTGATGCCGGAGAGCGGATTGTACTGCCGTATTTGCTGCAAACGGGAATCGGCCACTTGGATGCCGTTTTGATTACCCATGAACATCAGGATCATATCGGAGGAATTCGAGCCGTATTAAAGGCGATTCCTACGGATTGGGTTGGCATACCGAAGGTAGAAAAGCGTTTAGGCAATGAAGAATGGGGAGCAGGACTTCCTCTGGGTTTGGCTGACCATCCGGAAGAATTGAAGGCTTTGCAAACCGGGGATCGCATTGAATTAGACTCTGGGGCATTTTTGGAAGTTTTAGGTCCCCAATATGTTCTCTCTAACACTCATTCGGATCCCAACAACAATTCTTTAGTCATGAAGTTAAGCTATTCTGGACACAACGTATTTTTAACCGGAGATATGGAGCAAGAAGAGATGGAGGAAATCGCTGGTACGGGGTGTGATTTAGAAACAGATGTTTTTAAGGAACCTCATCATGGAAGCCGGTTTTCTCTTGACAGGCCTTGGCTCGATGGAATCCATCCGCAAGCAGTTCTTATATCTGTGGGTAAAAATACATTTGGGCATCCGGCTCCTGAGATCATAGGTTATTGGGAAGAGCGGCATGTTCCGGTATATCGCACAGATGAACAGGGCACCCTGCGAGTCATTTTGCAAGACGGAGGGATCGAAGTCGCTGCCGGTAGATAA
- a CDS encoding P-II family nitrogen regulator, with product MKMIRAIVRPDKTEEVAESLAQAGMPSLTKMHVFGRGRTKGIRIGDVVYDEFPKTLLLLVIEDDKLDEAISVILETAKTGTMGDGKIFVTEVEEAYTVSKGTKGL from the coding sequence ATGAAAATGATTAGAGCTATTGTGAGACCGGATAAAACGGAAGAGGTTGCTGAGTCCCTGGCCCAGGCAGGAATGCCTTCCCTAACGAAAATGCACGTCTTCGGACGCGGCAGAACTAAGGGAATAAGAATTGGTGACGTTGTTTACGATGAATTTCCCAAAACGCTTCTGCTGCTGGTTATCGAGGATGACAAACTAGACGAGGCTATTTCCGTTATCCTGGAAACAGCGAAAACAGGGACTATGGGCGATGGGAAAATCTTTGTGACGGAAGTGGAAGAAGCCTATACCGTGAGTAAAGGAACAAAGGGGTTGTAA
- the holA gene encoding DNA polymerase III subunit delta — MKEIEIVKGSTAKGKIPPVYLWYGEDRFFIQEAYSVLKSFYLQTDPSGSGIERVSAKNVSPADICELANSMSFFANRLVVVEEVTYFQDGQTADLDPFLEYLANPNPSTCLLFLAENVHKGRKFYKALDRAGEILEFRSPKRPQEWIEWLQEEVKHRGKTMSRQAMAQFIEWAGHNTGVLSQELNKLVIYTGDRKTITEEDFKAVTTQTVEASVFQLLDAVAKRSAKDAVTSLHEVLRKEHPLKVLTLLIRQVRLLLGCNALRERGRNVSEAPSALGISPFEAQKLWQQSLHLSTEKLTRGLQECLRTDLALKTSGGDPDLLLEIMIVKFCE; from the coding sequence ATGAAAGAAATCGAAATAGTTAAGGGGAGTACAGCAAAGGGTAAAATTCCACCCGTTTATTTATGGTATGGAGAAGACCGTTTTTTCATTCAAGAAGCCTATAGTGTCCTTAAGTCCTTTTATCTTCAGACGGATCCTTCGGGAAGCGGGATCGAGCGTGTTTCTGCTAAGAATGTATCTCCTGCCGATATCTGCGAATTAGCTAATTCTATGTCCTTTTTTGCCAATCGTTTAGTGGTGGTTGAAGAGGTTACTTATTTTCAAGACGGACAAACCGCTGATCTCGATCCTTTCTTGGAATATCTCGCTAACCCTAATCCTTCTACTTGTCTTTTATTTTTGGCGGAAAATGTGCATAAAGGAAGAAAGTTTTATAAAGCTCTTGACCGAGCCGGAGAAATTTTGGAGTTCCGCTCCCCCAAACGACCGCAGGAATGGATTGAATGGCTTCAGGAGGAAGTAAAACATCGCGGAAAAACAATGAGTCGTCAGGCTATGGCTCAATTTATCGAATGGGCAGGCCATAATACCGGTGTCCTAAGCCAGGAGTTAAATAAACTTGTGATTTATACGGGGGACCGGAAGACCATTACGGAAGAAGACTTTAAAGCAGTTACCACCCAAACAGTTGAAGCGAGTGTCTTTCAACTTCTTGATGCTGTGGCAAAGCGCTCCGCAAAAGATGCAGTGACCTCCTTGCATGAAGTGCTGCGCAAAGAGCATCCCCTTAAGGTGCTAACTTTGCTGATTCGTCAAGTACGTCTGCTCTTAGGGTGTAATGCTCTGCGGGAACGAGGCAGAAACGTTTCAGAGGCGCCCTCAGCTTTGGGAATTTCGCCCTTTGAAGCTCAGAAATTATGGCAGCAATCTCTCCATCTATCGACGGAAAAGTTAACCCGAGGGCTGCAAGAATGTTTGAGGACAGACCTAGCACTTAAGACAAGCGGCGGAGATCCGGATCTTTTGCTGGAAATCATGATCGTAAAATTTTGCGAGTAA
- the spoIIP gene encoding stage II sporulation protein P: protein MLREHYYHHQKIRILRLKEWAKGLLFGLVSCLVLASFIYSIKNESSVQFVRFLAQQSFPFEAILLEGIPGYSQPERARLEEVRSQSAATGMYLLTGVNVADPRTFFLSFFSPPPEGPTWLGWAYNPRDPEFEGPILEPIESSPPVQENTAASPPAGVSGSQQVLVGIYNTHNSECYSGDGGPDRRQGENGDVVTVGETLKSALAQHGIGAVHSLTIHDAENFMTAYSRSVNTATNLLKEYPTIRILIDLHRDGFPPGVAKETATVNGKEVSPVLIVIGKKNPHWQINDALAKQLIALGNKKYPGLFLDSISYADDARYNQHLSNGGILLEFGSQMNTLEEANRAAEDVADVLADYLKR from the coding sequence TTGTTGCGGGAACATTATTATCATCATCAAAAAATAAGAATCTTGAGATTAAAGGAATGGGCGAAGGGACTGCTTTTTGGTCTTGTAAGCTGCCTTGTTCTGGCCAGCTTTATTTATTCTATTAAAAATGAGAGTTCGGTGCAATTCGTCCGCTTTTTAGCTCAACAGTCGTTTCCTTTTGAGGCAATTCTGCTTGAAGGAATTCCAGGTTATTCTCAACCGGAACGAGCCCGTTTAGAAGAGGTGAGAAGCCAGAGTGCGGCTACCGGGATGTATTTGTTAACCGGTGTTAATGTCGCAGACCCGCGGACGTTTTTTCTGAGTTTTTTTTCTCCTCCGCCTGAAGGGCCTACCTGGTTAGGCTGGGCTTATAATCCGAGAGACCCTGAATTTGAAGGACCAATTCTTGAACCCATAGAAAGTTCTCCTCCGGTGCAGGAAAATACGGCAGCTTCCCCTCCGGCGGGTGTATCCGGTTCTCAACAAGTTTTAGTAGGAATTTATAATACTCACAATAGTGAATGCTATTCCGGAGACGGAGGCCCGGACCGCAGGCAGGGAGAAAACGGTGATGTGGTGACGGTAGGCGAAACCTTAAAAAGTGCCTTGGCACAACACGGTATCGGAGCGGTTCATTCATTGACAATTCATGATGCGGAAAATTTTATGACTGCTTACTCGCGTTCAGTCAATACGGCGACTAACCTGCTCAAGGAATATCCAACGATTCGAATCTTGATAGACCTTCATCGAGATGGATTTCCGCCGGGGGTGGCCAAGGAGACTGCCACGGTCAACGGGAAAGAGGTCTCCCCGGTACTGATTGTTATCGGAAAGAAAAATCCCCATTGGCAAATCAATGATGCTTTAGCTAAGCAACTGATTGCTTTAGGGAATAAGAAATATCCCGGTCTTTTCCTGGATTCTATCAGCTATGCTGATGATGCGCGGTACAATCAACATCTTTCCAATGGGGGAATATTACTGGAATTCGGAAGCCAAATGAATACATTAGAGGAAGCCAATAGAGCGGCTGAAGATGTCGCAGATGTTTTGGCAGACTATCTTAAACGATAG
- a CDS encoding phage holin family protein, giving the protein MIGMIVRFIVSALVLLLVSYIVPGLRVAGFTGALIAAVVIAVLGYLVELAFGNKVSRMGRGSIGFITAAVVIYLSQFIVPGSISVSIIGALLASLVIGIVDSFVPTKLR; this is encoded by the coding sequence ATGATAGGTATGATCGTAAGGTTTATCGTATCTGCTTTGGTTTTGTTGTTAGTCAGCTATATAGTTCCAGGTTTGCGAGTCGCCGGTTTTACAGGCGCTCTAATTGCGGCAGTCGTCATTGCGGTTTTAGGATATCTTGTGGAGCTGGCCTTTGGCAATAAGGTTTCACGCATGGGGCGAGGTTCGATTGGGTTTATCACTGCAGCCGTAGTTATCTATCTGAGCCAATTTATTGTTCCGGGGTCCATTTCAGTTTCCATTATCGGTGCCTTGCTGGCTTCTCTGGTGATTGGAATTGTTGATAGTTTTGTCCCCACAAAACTCCGCTAA
- a CDS encoding P-II family nitrogen regulator — protein MKEIMTFIRRHQVPATKKVFEDAGFPALTIQSVEGRGKQGGIGGWAAEVDPELNSVIAQVHPDEPQFHWIPKRLLTIVVQDDQVQEVVDLIITANQTGHMGDGKIFVCPLKEVVRVRTGETGSEAVV, from the coding sequence ATGAAAGAAATTATGACGTTTATACGGCGGCACCAAGTTCCAGCCACTAAGAAAGTTTTTGAAGATGCCGGTTTTCCTGCTCTCACGATCCAAAGTGTTGAAGGCCGGGGTAAACAGGGCGGCATAGGAGGATGGGCAGCCGAAGTGGACCCAGAATTAAATTCCGTAATAGCTCAGGTGCATCCGGATGAGCCGCAATTTCATTGGATTCCTAAACGCCTGCTTACTATTGTGGTCCAAGATGATCAGGTGCAAGAGGTTGTTGATTTGATTATTACTGCAAACCAGACAGGACATATGGGAGATGGGAAGATCTTTGTCTGTCCGTTGAAAGAAGTCGTTCGGGTGCGAACAGGGGAGACTGGAAGCGAGGCTGTTGTTTGA
- the murJ gene encoding murein biosynthesis integral membrane protein MurJ, translating into MSSTNRTLLKAAGFLMAAQMASRLLGFLRETLIAGFFGQSRVTDAYNTAFILPDLLYWLLVGGVLSAAFIPVFSEYIAQGNEDEGWRVVSSVVNIIFLALGLFVLFGLFFTPEFLKLMVPGFQAKDIALTTHLTRILLMQPLFMAFSGLTMGVLNSYKIFWPSALGTVLYNASVIFFGTILANPGKPESISGFAVGVVVGALVNFAIQIPALRKVGIRYHPIIDWRHPGVRRISALAVPIILSYSLNQIQIAVNNNFGSTLFPGSISAIWYSSRLFQMPVGIFALAIAVASFPTMTEQAALKQWDSLRETISRTIRMVVFITLPVSVGMIVLRFPLIRALFQHGHFTAEDTARTTVPLLYFCLGISAQSVIQILPRAFYALQDTWTPVVLGLISMAIDILCMFLLVHPLAAGGLALADTVSAVVNMFLLFYVLRKKLGKMDGRNMLGTGLKTLLSSLLMAAVIWVWNQWATRFLGVKTISSLIVLISGTVLGALVFAVAAKLLKMEEFDQTIGLLQRRFRRAS; encoded by the coding sequence ATGTCATCAACTAATCGTACACTTTTAAAAGCAGCCGGGTTTTTAATGGCTGCTCAAATGGCTTCGCGCTTGCTGGGTTTTTTGCGGGAAACGTTAATTGCGGGATTTTTTGGGCAAAGTCGAGTTACGGATGCCTATAACACAGCGTTTATTCTCCCAGACTTACTTTATTGGTTATTAGTAGGCGGGGTTTTAAGTGCTGCTTTTATTCCCGTCTTCTCCGAATACATTGCTCAAGGAAACGAGGATGAAGGCTGGCGTGTCGTCAGCTCAGTTGTGAATATCATTTTTCTGGCGCTTGGTTTGTTCGTATTGTTTGGACTGTTTTTTACTCCTGAGTTTTTGAAGCTTATGGTCCCGGGATTTCAGGCGAAGGATATAGCTCTTACTACTCATTTAACGCGGATTTTGCTGATGCAGCCCCTATTTATGGCCTTTAGCGGCTTGACCATGGGTGTTTTGAATTCCTACAAAATCTTTTGGCCTTCTGCCTTGGGCACAGTTTTATATAATGCCAGTGTTATTTTCTTTGGGACGATTCTGGCGAATCCTGGGAAGCCTGAAAGTATTTCCGGGTTTGCTGTGGGAGTCGTTGTTGGTGCTTTGGTTAATTTTGCGATTCAAATTCCTGCCCTGCGCAAGGTTGGGATACGCTACCATCCCATTATTGACTGGCGTCATCCTGGTGTGCGCAGGATTTCAGCCTTAGCCGTGCCGATTATTTTGAGTTATTCCTTAAATCAGATTCAAATCGCCGTTAATAATAATTTTGGTTCGACCCTCTTTCCCGGGAGCATTTCTGCCATTTGGTATTCATCCCGTCTTTTCCAAATGCCTGTTGGGATCTTTGCTTTAGCGATTGCTGTGGCCTCTTTCCCAACCATGACGGAACAGGCAGCTTTAAAACAATGGGATAGTCTGCGGGAAACAATTTCCCGTACCATACGTATGGTTGTCTTTATTACGCTTCCGGTTTCTGTGGGCATGATCGTTCTGCGTTTTCCTCTCATACGAGCACTCTTTCAACACGGGCATTTTACTGCTGAGGATACGGCGCGGACAACAGTTCCTTTGTTGTATTTTTGTTTAGGAATTTCGGCTCAGTCTGTAATTCAGATTTTGCCACGTGCCTTTTATGCCTTGCAGGATACCTGGACACCGGTTGTGTTGGGGCTTATTTCTATGGCTATTGATATCTTGTGTATGTTTTTATTGGTGCACCCCCTTGCTGCCGGAGGACTTGCCTTGGCGGATACTGTTTCGGCAGTGGTCAATATGTTCTTGTTGTTTTATGTGCTGCGCAAGAAATTAGGGAAAATGGATGGAAGAAATATGCTGGGAACCGGTTTGAAAACTCTGCTTTCCTCCCTGCTTATGGCCGCTGTTATTTGGGTTTGGAATCAATGGGCTACACGTTTTTTAGGTGTGAAAACTATTTCTTCGTTAATTGTCCTGATTTCAGGCACCGTCCTTGGGGCTCTGGTCTTTGCTGTGGCGGCAAAGCTTTTGAAAATGGAAGAGTTCGACCAGACGATCGGTTTGCTGCAGCGGAGGTTCAGAAGGGCTTCTTAG
- a CDS encoding HutP family protein, with translation MKEKTKPSLERSAIRLAMTETREEEERLKRTLQESANIRCGVTELGGTVTTLQHTGKLTNSVISAAFNTGVIPKEGRKIHALIHATLEASNSIFIHTNSNASFALKVGITTDTEWIAVAIFGRSSLHPLLEHARVGLGFMHL, from the coding sequence GTGAAAGAAAAAACGAAGCCTTCCTTGGAACGCTCCGCTATTCGATTGGCTATGACTGAAACAAGGGAGGAAGAAGAAAGGCTTAAGAGAACTCTTCAGGAATCTGCGAATATTCGGTGTGGGGTAACGGAACTTGGAGGAACAGTCACGACCCTGCAGCATACGGGTAAACTGACAAATTCAGTGATTTCAGCAGCGTTTAACACCGGTGTGATTCCAAAAGAAGGCCGTAAGATTCATGCTCTGATCCATGCCACTTTAGAGGCGAGCAACAGTATTTTTATTCATACGAACAGCAATGCCAGTTTTGCCTTGAAAGTTGGCATAACAACAGATACAGAGTGGATCGCCGTCGCTATTTTCGGCCGCTCATCCTTACATCCTCTTTTGGAACATGCCCGAGTGGGATTGGGATTTATGCATCTTTGA